One window of Elaeis guineensis isolate ETL-2024a chromosome 11, EG11, whole genome shotgun sequence genomic DNA carries:
- the LOC105054492 gene encoding N-terminal acetyltransferase A complex catalytic subunit NAA10 → MVCIRQATVEDLLAMQACNLLCLPENYQMKYYLYHILSWPQLLFVAEDYGGKIVGYVLAKMEEDASEPCHGHITSLAVLRTHRKLGLATKLMTAAQNAMESVFGAEYVSLHVRRSNRAAINLYTSTLGYKIHDVEAKYYADGEDAYDMRKQLKGRPAPHHHGHGHHHAGGACCSGDAGKPVEADTGTGASASASAPANAGERRAGGV, encoded by the coding sequence ATGGTGTGCATCCGTCAGGCGACGGTGGAGGATCTGCTGGCGATGCAGGCGTGCAACCTGCTCTGCCTCCCAGAGAACTACCAGATGAAGTACTATCTGTATCACATCCTGTCGTGGCCGCAGCTCCTCTTCGTCGCCGAGGACTACGGCGGCAAGATCGTGGGCTACGTCCTGGCCAAGATGGAGGAGGATGCCTCGGAGCCATGCCATGGCCACATCACCTCCCTCGCCGTCCTCCGCACCCACCGCAAGCTCGGCCTCGCCACCAAGCTCATGACCGCCGCCCAGAACGCCATGGAGTCCGTCTTCGGCGCGGAGTACGTCTCCCTCCACGTCCGTCGCAGCAACCGCGCCGCCATCAACCTCTACACCTCCACCCTCGGATATAAGATCCACGACGTCGAGGCCAAATACTACGCCGACGGCGAAGACGCCTACGACATGCGGAAGCAGCTCAAGGGCCGCCCCGCTCCCCATCATCACGGTCATGGCCACCACCACGCTGGCGGTGCCTGCTGCTCCGGGGATGCCGGGAAGCCGGTGGAGGCTGATACTGGTACTGgcgcttctgcctctgcctctgctCCTGCTAATGCGGGAGAGCGAAGGGCTGGTGGCGTCTAA
- the LOC105054556 gene encoding putative wall-associated receptor kinase-like 16 isoform X1 produces MESRRRESTIRRTIGGEKGMTNIGELVLMCQPLVMLFTTAAEELPACQRVCGDVEIPYPFGIGPPHCSREGFNLTCNKTEDGRGYKPFVFNVEVINISLPLGQARIYNAISWQCNYKNLSYFDWHLNFINTPYRLSNTRNKFTAIGCQTLAYIGDPTNVNNRYQSGCVSMCQNNKSLTDGSCSGMGCCQTSIPAGLSYYNVSFDDNFDNSGVQSFNPCSFAVLLEEDQFEFQSTYVTTLDFYYKNRWPEGKAPVVLDWRIGDETCEEAQRNKKAYACISNHSHCVASPNGPGYLCNCSSGYRGNPYVLGADGCQDINECDDPRTCSESATCTNTPGNFSCSCPPGTHGNPQNGGTCYPNNKLSLTVKLVIGISISLVILLSFCLCIYMVHERRMLMRVKKRYFQQNGGWQLLHEIRSNQGLAFKIFTKEELEQATNKFDKSSVLGHGGYGTVYKGILTDNRTVAIKKSKMIDERLKKEFGKEMIILSQINHKNVVKLLGCCLEVEVPMLVYEFVSNGTLFQLIHEKSHRVPISLDLRLKVASESAGALAYLHSSASPPIIHGDVKPSNILLDDNYTAKVSDFGASMLVPMDETQCATLVQGTCGYLDPEVLQTYHLTDKSDVYSFGVVLLELLTGKKALYFEGSEDEKSLASTFISAMKENQLLQLLDSQIKNEEDMDVIQEVAELANQCLNFRGQERPSMDEVAEKLDRLRKFKLHPWVQHPEEIERLLEESLNYHETDTTRHYSLEKKAALDIESGR; encoded by the exons ATGGAGTCCAGAAGAAGAGAGTCCACTATCAGACGAACTATAGGAGGAGAGAAAGGAATGACCAATATTGGTGAACTGGTGCTCATGTGCCAGCCCCTAGTGATGCTGTTCACGACCGCTGCAGAGGAGCTGCCGGCCTGCCAACGGGTGTGCGGTGACGTTGAGATCCCCTACCCTTTCGGCATCGGCCCCCCTCACTGTTCAAGGGAAGGCTTCAATCTCACATGCAACAAGACCGAGGATGGCCGCGGCTACAAGCCTTTTGTCTTCAACGTCGAGGTCATCAACATCTCACTGCCCTTAGGCCAAGCTCGCATATACAATGCCATATCCTGGCAATGCAACTACAAAAATTTGAGCTATTTCGACTGGCATCTGAACTTCATAAACACGCCGTACAGGTTGTCCAACACAAGAAACAAGTTCACTGCCATCGGCTGCCAGACCCTGGCCTACATTGGAGATCCTACAAACGTAAACAACCGGTACCAGAGCGGGTGCGTGTCGATGTGTCAAAACAATAAGAGCCTAACCGACGGTTCATGCTCTGGCATGGGCTGCTGCCAGACTTCCATCCCCGCGGGCCTCAGCTACTATAACGTCTCGTTCGATGACAATTTCGACAACTCCGGCGTCCAGAGTTTCAATCCTTGCAGCTTCGCGGTTCTGCTCGAGGAGGACCAGTTCGAGTTCCAGTCGACCTACGTCACTACGCTTGATTTCTACTATAAGAACCGATGGCCGGAGGGGAAAGCACCCGTGGTGCTGGACTGGCGCATAGGAGACGAGACATGCGAGGAAGCCCAACGCAACAAGAAGGCCTATGCTTGTATCAGTAATCATAGCCATTGTGTTGCATCCCCCAATGGCCCTGGGTATCTCTGCAACTGCTCAAGCGGTTACCGGGGAAATCCCTATGTTCTCGGAGCCGATGGATGCCAAG ACATTAACGAGTGCGATGATCCGAGGACATGCTCCGAGTCTGCCACGTGCACGAACACGCCAGGGAATTTTTCCTGTTCATGCCCACCAGGCACACACGGCAACCCTCAAAATGGTGGAACTTGCTACCCAAACAACAAACTTTCCCTGACAGTGAAGCTTGTAATAG GCATTAGCATCAGCCTAGTCATTCTATTATCCTTTTGCCTTTGCATTTATATGGTCCATGAAAGAAGAATGCTTATGAGGGTTAAAAAGAGATATTTTCAGCAAAATGGAGGTTGGCAATTGCTTCATGAGATCAGGTCAAACCAAGGCCTTGCGTTTAAGATTTTTACAAAAGAAGAATTAGAACAGGCAACAAACAAGTTTGACAAAAGCAGTGTCCTAGGGCATGGAGGCTATGGAACTGTTTATAAAGGAATTTTGACAGATAACCGTACGGTtgccataaaaaaatcaaagatgatTGACGAGAGGCTGAAGAAGGAATTTGGAAAGGAGATGATTATTCTTTCCCAGATCAACCACAAGAATGTGGTTAAGCTCCTGGGATGTTGCTTGGAGGTCGAAGTCCCCATGTTAGTTTATGAATTCGTCTCCAATGGGACTCTATTCCAGTTAATCCACGAAAAGAGCCACAGAGTCCCCATTTCCTTGGATCTGCGTCTAAAGGTTGCTTCAGAGTCGGCAGGGGCACTTGCATATTTACATTCATCAGCTTCCCCTCCAATCATTCATGGAGATGTGAAGCCTTCCAACATACTTTTAGATGACAATTACACAGCAAAGGTGTCTGATTTTGGAGCTTCAATGCTAGTTCCAATGGATGAAACTCAATGTGCTACGTTAGTTCAAGGTACTTGCGGTTACTTAGACCCCGAGGTCCTACAGACATACCATCTAACAGATAAAAGCGATGTTTACAGCTTTGGTGTTGTGCTTCTAGAGCTCCTTACTGGCAAGAAGGCACTTTATTTTGAAGGATCTGAAGATGAGAAAAGCCTAGCATCAACTTTCATATCTGCCATGAAGGAGAATCAACTTCTACAGCTTCTGGACAGTCAAATTAAGAATGAAGAGGACATGGATGTGATTCAAGAAGTTGCTGAGCTTGCAAACCAATGCTTGAATTTTAGGGGACAAGAAAGGCCTTCAATGGATGAAGTGGCAGAAAAGCTAGATAGGTTAAGAAAATTCAAACTGCATCCATGGGTACAGCATCCTGAAGAGATTGAGAGATTGCTTGAGGAATCATTAAACTATCATGAAACAGATACCACCAGGCATTATAGTTTAGAGAAGAAAGCTGCACTGGATATAGAATCTGGAAGGTGA
- the LOC105054556 gene encoding putative wall-associated receptor kinase-like 16 isoform X2 encodes MESRRRESTIRRTIGGEKGMTNIGELVLMCQPLVMLFTTAAEELPACQRVCGDVEIPYPFGIGPPHCSREGFNLTCNKTEDGRGYKPFVFNVEVINISLPLGQARIYNAISWQCNYKNLSYFDWHLNFINTPYRLSNTRNKFTAIGCQTLAYIGDPTNVNNRYQSGCVSMCQNNKSLTDGSCSGMGCCQTSIPAGLSYYNVSFDDNFDNSGVQSFNPCSFAVLLEEDQFEFQSTYVTTLDFYYKNRWPEGKAPVVLDWRIGDETCEEAQRNKKAYACISNHSHCVASPNGPGYLCNCSSGYRGNPYVLGADGCQDINECDDPRTCSESATCTNTPGNFSCSCPPGTHGNPQNGGTCYPNNKLSLTVKLVIGISISLVILLSFCLCIYMVHERRMLMRVKKRYFQQNGGWQLLHEIRSNQGLAFKIFTKEELEQATNKFDKSSVLGHGGYGTVYKGILTDNRTVAIKKSKMIDERLKKEFGKEMIILSQINHKNVVKLLGCCLEVEVPMLVYEFVSNGTLFQLIHEKSHRVPISLDLRLKVASESAGALAYLHSSASPPIIHGDVKPSNILLDDNYTAKVSDFGASMLVPMDETQCATLVQELLTGKKALYFEGSEDEKSLASTFISAMKENQLLQLLDSQIKNEEDMDVIQEVAELANQCLNFRGQERPSMDEVAEKLDRLRKFKLHPWVQHPEEIERLLEESLNYHETDTTRHYSLEKKAALDIESGR; translated from the exons ATGGAGTCCAGAAGAAGAGAGTCCACTATCAGACGAACTATAGGAGGAGAGAAAGGAATGACCAATATTGGTGAACTGGTGCTCATGTGCCAGCCCCTAGTGATGCTGTTCACGACCGCTGCAGAGGAGCTGCCGGCCTGCCAACGGGTGTGCGGTGACGTTGAGATCCCCTACCCTTTCGGCATCGGCCCCCCTCACTGTTCAAGGGAAGGCTTCAATCTCACATGCAACAAGACCGAGGATGGCCGCGGCTACAAGCCTTTTGTCTTCAACGTCGAGGTCATCAACATCTCACTGCCCTTAGGCCAAGCTCGCATATACAATGCCATATCCTGGCAATGCAACTACAAAAATTTGAGCTATTTCGACTGGCATCTGAACTTCATAAACACGCCGTACAGGTTGTCCAACACAAGAAACAAGTTCACTGCCATCGGCTGCCAGACCCTGGCCTACATTGGAGATCCTACAAACGTAAACAACCGGTACCAGAGCGGGTGCGTGTCGATGTGTCAAAACAATAAGAGCCTAACCGACGGTTCATGCTCTGGCATGGGCTGCTGCCAGACTTCCATCCCCGCGGGCCTCAGCTACTATAACGTCTCGTTCGATGACAATTTCGACAACTCCGGCGTCCAGAGTTTCAATCCTTGCAGCTTCGCGGTTCTGCTCGAGGAGGACCAGTTCGAGTTCCAGTCGACCTACGTCACTACGCTTGATTTCTACTATAAGAACCGATGGCCGGAGGGGAAAGCACCCGTGGTGCTGGACTGGCGCATAGGAGACGAGACATGCGAGGAAGCCCAACGCAACAAGAAGGCCTATGCTTGTATCAGTAATCATAGCCATTGTGTTGCATCCCCCAATGGCCCTGGGTATCTCTGCAACTGCTCAAGCGGTTACCGGGGAAATCCCTATGTTCTCGGAGCCGATGGATGCCAAG ACATTAACGAGTGCGATGATCCGAGGACATGCTCCGAGTCTGCCACGTGCACGAACACGCCAGGGAATTTTTCCTGTTCATGCCCACCAGGCACACACGGCAACCCTCAAAATGGTGGAACTTGCTACCCAAACAACAAACTTTCCCTGACAGTGAAGCTTGTAATAG GCATTAGCATCAGCCTAGTCATTCTATTATCCTTTTGCCTTTGCATTTATATGGTCCATGAAAGAAGAATGCTTATGAGGGTTAAAAAGAGATATTTTCAGCAAAATGGAGGTTGGCAATTGCTTCATGAGATCAGGTCAAACCAAGGCCTTGCGTTTAAGATTTTTACAAAAGAAGAATTAGAACAGGCAACAAACAAGTTTGACAAAAGCAGTGTCCTAGGGCATGGAGGCTATGGAACTGTTTATAAAGGAATTTTGACAGATAACCGTACGGTtgccataaaaaaatcaaagatgatTGACGAGAGGCTGAAGAAGGAATTTGGAAAGGAGATGATTATTCTTTCCCAGATCAACCACAAGAATGTGGTTAAGCTCCTGGGATGTTGCTTGGAGGTCGAAGTCCCCATGTTAGTTTATGAATTCGTCTCCAATGGGACTCTATTCCAGTTAATCCACGAAAAGAGCCACAGAGTCCCCATTTCCTTGGATCTGCGTCTAAAGGTTGCTTCAGAGTCGGCAGGGGCACTTGCATATTTACATTCATCAGCTTCCCCTCCAATCATTCATGGAGATGTGAAGCCTTCCAACATACTTTTAGATGACAATTACACAGCAAAGGTGTCTGATTTTGGAGCTTCAATGCTAGTTCCAATGGATGAAACTCAATGTGCTACGTTAGTTCAAG AGCTCCTTACTGGCAAGAAGGCACTTTATTTTGAAGGATCTGAAGATGAGAAAAGCCTAGCATCAACTTTCATATCTGCCATGAAGGAGAATCAACTTCTACAGCTTCTGGACAGTCAAATTAAGAATGAAGAGGACATGGATGTGATTCAAGAAGTTGCTGAGCTTGCAAACCAATGCTTGAATTTTAGGGGACAAGAAAGGCCTTCAATGGATGAAGTGGCAGAAAAGCTAGATAGGTTAAGAAAATTCAAACTGCATCCATGGGTACAGCATCCTGAAGAGATTGAGAGATTGCTTGAGGAATCATTAAACTATCATGAAACAGATACCACCAGGCATTATAGTTTAGAGAAGAAAGCTGCACTGGATATAGAATCTGGAAGGTGA